In Desulfatiglans anilini DSM 4660, a single genomic region encodes these proteins:
- a CDS encoding SycD/LcrH family type III secretion system chaperone: MSQAEFRGIQGRLAETAHLRGGVEPVKRNTSGDVCEQPLHQSGEPIAVKAQNAAVHSAYPGSKPEGTARSDNSIEESVLETIYALAYSLYAQARYPDAQKIFALLVLMSPHVYKYWFGLASCNQMAGHPGLATAAFLFATHAEPGKPDAHLHLGLCLLELGDRDAARESIRTAADLARNDKNGLLKQRAALILQTLDSDKPTGGQSNGNQSLHPG; this comes from the coding sequence ATGAGTCAGGCAGAGTTCCGGGGCATCCAAGGACGGCTGGCGGAGACCGCACACTTACGCGGCGGAGTCGAACCGGTTAAACGGAATACATCCGGTGACGTATGCGAACAGCCACTCCATCAGAGCGGAGAACCCATCGCAGTTAAAGCCCAAAACGCCGCGGTGCACAGCGCTTACCCCGGATCAAAGCCGGAAGGCACGGCCCGCTCGGACAACAGCATCGAGGAAAGCGTCCTCGAAACCATTTACGCTTTGGCCTACAGCCTTTATGCCCAAGCAAGGTATCCCGACGCACAAAAGATCTTCGCGCTGCTCGTCCTCATGAGCCCCCATGTTTATAAATACTGGTTCGGCCTCGCTTCCTGCAACCAAATGGCCGGACATCCAGGATTGGCTACAGCCGCGTTTTTGTTCGCCACTCATGCGGAACCCGGGAAACCGGATGCCCATCTGCACCTGGGCCTGTGCCTCCTGGAACTGGGCGATCGAGATGCCGCCCGGGAAAGCATCCGGACAGCCGCCGACTTGGCTCGAAACGACAAGAACGGTCTTCTGAAGCAACGGGCCGCTCTGATCCTGCAGACCCTCGACTCCGATAAACCAACAGGAGGACAAAGCAATGGGAATCAATCTCTGCACCCTGGCTGA
- the sctQ gene encoding type III secretion system cytoplasmic ring protein SctQ: MPEKTRGMLIEAALEDLFDGFETWSGLRVEVREVLFREQGFNETRRPAGIPRGPIQLDFEFVPEGGGITNENHQTIMGRLHLETGASRWIDPLLEYIPRTVGMACDAIPLRLALLVGRTRLALSALSEIEPGDVMLLDEHARSGDGSVEICLAPRLSFQAHLNGRTATVQRLARGFMEEDHFDEIAASEEDPAEQDFEKDEESDEVPAAELNDIMIGLTFEVGRKTMSLGELMHLHPGYTFELENPLEKPVAIRANGKRIGWGELVGVANRIGVRVLTFLRNGDE; encoded by the coding sequence ATGCCCGAAAAAACGAGAGGGATGTTGATCGAAGCTGCGTTGGAAGATCTGTTCGATGGTTTCGAGACATGGAGCGGCCTGCGTGTGGAAGTTCGTGAGGTCCTCTTCAGGGAACAGGGGTTTAACGAGACAAGGAGGCCGGCAGGTATTCCGCGAGGGCCTATACAACTGGATTTCGAATTCGTGCCGGAAGGTGGCGGCATCACGAATGAAAACCACCAAACCATCATGGGGCGTCTGCATCTGGAAACGGGCGCGTCCCGGTGGATCGATCCGCTGCTGGAATACATTCCACGGACGGTTGGCATGGCATGCGACGCCATCCCCTTGAGGTTGGCCCTCCTCGTGGGCCGTACCCGCCTCGCACTTTCCGCGCTCAGTGAAATAGAACCGGGAGATGTCATGTTACTGGATGAACATGCCCGGAGCGGCGACGGAAGCGTTGAGATCTGCCTTGCCCCCCGTCTGTCCTTTCAGGCTCATTTGAACGGCCGCACCGCCACGGTGCAGAGGCTCGCAAGAGGATTTATGGAAGAAGACCATTTCGATGAAATCGCCGCATCCGAAGAGGATCCCGCAGAGCAAGACTTCGAAAAAGACGAGGAAAGCGATGAGGTCCCTGCCGCAGAACTGAATGACATCATGATCGGGCTGACTTTCGAGGTCGGCCGCAAGACCATGTCTCTTGGGGAACTGATGCATCTGCACCCGGGCTACACCTTCGAGTTGGAGAACCCTCTGGAAAAACCGGTTGCCATCCGTGCGAACGGGAAGCGGATCGGCTGGGGGGAACTGGTAGGCGTGGCCAATCGGATCGGCGTTCGAGTATTGACATTTCTGCGGAACGGCGATGAATGA
- the sctS gene encoding type III secretion system export apparatus subunit SctS: MTILDCTIQALILVLLLSMPAIAVAAVVGIIVSLLQAVTQIQDQTLSFAVKLVAIIVTLIVTARWVGWELLHFSENLFTLFPTITG, encoded by the coding sequence ATGACGATCCTCGATTGTACGATTCAAGCCTTGATACTGGTGCTGCTCCTGTCCATGCCGGCCATCGCTGTGGCCGCTGTCGTGGGCATCATCGTGAGTCTGCTTCAGGCGGTCACGCAAATCCAGGATCAGACCCTGTCTTTCGCCGTCAAGCTCGTTGCCATCATTGTCACCCTAATCGTAACGGCCCGGTGGGTCGGCTGGGAACTCCTGCACTTCTCGGAGAACCTCTTCACCCTCTTTCCGACCATTACCGGCTGA
- the sctO gene encoding type III secretion system stalk subunit SctO, with product MSTTSFDVLLRVRDLRESSAANLLKNRAAAYAETQEDVRRKQEGLKTYRTWRIEEESNLFRQITNRRVTVRGLAELKGQFHSLREKEMILEESAAQAETNRQTAQEALNEAKTAYFVSVRQRKKLDGYEAILREAMRRESERLEEVEMEIFQHSRIRILMEDPHELA from the coding sequence ATGAGTACTACCTCATTCGACGTATTATTACGTGTTCGAGATCTCCGTGAGAGCTCTGCCGCTAACCTGCTCAAAAACCGTGCAGCCGCTTACGCGGAAACCCAAGAGGACGTCCGGCGAAAACAGGAAGGGCTGAAGACCTACCGCACATGGCGGATAGAAGAGGAGTCCAATCTATTCCGCCAGATAACAAACCGGCGTGTGACGGTCCGCGGACTGGCCGAACTTAAAGGACAGTTTCACTCGCTTCGTGAAAAGGAGATGATCCTGGAGGAATCTGCAGCACAGGCGGAAACCAATCGGCAGACGGCCCAAGAGGCCCTGAATGAGGCAAAAACGGCCTACTTCGTCTCCGTCAGGCAAAGGAAAAAGTTAGACGGGTACGAAGCCATTTTGAGAGAAGCCATGCGAAGGGAGAGTGAACGGCTGGAAGAGGTCGAGATGGAGATCTTCCAGCACTCCAGAATTCGCATCCTTATGGAGGATCCCCATGAATTGGCATAA
- the sctV gene encoding type III secretion system export apparatus subunit SctV → MNSLQHILVKASRYNDIVLATLVVAIIALMILPMPTPLLDGLIAANLGLAVTLIMVAMYIPSALSLSTFPSILLFTTLFRLSLNITSTRLILLNADAGEIISTFGNFVVAGNFVVGGAIFLIITIVQFLVIAKGSERVAEVSARFTLDAMPGKQMSIDADLRAGVIDMVDARRRRRGVERESQLYGAMDGAMKFVKGDAIAGIIIIVVNILGGMAIGVLQKGMDLGRAMQTYSILTIGDGLVSQIPALFISVTAGIIVTRVSSEKSDSLGGEIGTQFLGQPKALLLGGVLLCCFALVPGFPKWQFIALGLLIGLVGFVFGRVPSGPLQEAEFEDDGISDAEDEIEERTDRVAAFSLTAPLSVAVASSLRTVIQPQALQGNLKEVRRALYLDLGVPFPDIALRFSHTIEKDRYVVLLQEIPVSEGLLLWDRLLVRETEEHLRVLGIACEAGKTFLPGMPHIWVEERFRARLDQAGVAWMDPVGVLTYHVMLVLKRYASEFIGLQETRYLMERMEERFPELVRESQRILPLPKITEVLQRLVQEGLSIRNLRSILQSLIEWGQKEKDVILLTEYVRMSLNRYISYKYSMGQNLLAVYLFDADTEETIRKAIRQTSGGSYLALDPRAARALVDAIKAEVGDISRRAQKPVLLVSMDIRRYVKKMVELDLPDLPVLSHQELTQEIIVQPLGRIALPAH, encoded by the coding sequence CTGAATAGCCTCCAACACATTCTTGTAAAGGCATCGCGGTACAACGATATCGTCCTCGCGACCCTCGTGGTGGCGATTATCGCACTGATGATCCTTCCCATGCCGACCCCTTTGCTCGATGGTCTGATCGCCGCGAATCTCGGTCTGGCGGTGACCCTGATCATGGTCGCCATGTACATCCCCTCGGCACTTTCCCTGTCCACCTTTCCGAGTATACTTCTGTTTACGACCCTTTTCAGACTTTCCCTCAACATCACATCCACCCGCTTGATCCTCCTGAACGCCGATGCCGGTGAGATCATTTCTACATTCGGGAATTTTGTCGTGGCCGGAAATTTTGTCGTCGGAGGGGCCATTTTTCTGATTATCACCATTGTCCAGTTTCTGGTTATCGCCAAAGGGTCGGAAAGGGTCGCTGAGGTCTCGGCCCGTTTCACGCTCGACGCTATGCCGGGCAAGCAGATGAGCATCGATGCGGATCTGCGGGCCGGCGTCATCGATATGGTCGATGCCAGGCGAAGACGGCGAGGCGTGGAGAGGGAGAGTCAGCTGTATGGCGCCATGGACGGCGCCATGAAATTTGTCAAGGGGGATGCCATCGCCGGCATCATCATCATTGTGGTGAACATCCTGGGAGGGATGGCGATCGGTGTTCTGCAAAAGGGGATGGACCTCGGGAGGGCGATGCAGACCTACTCGATCCTTACGATCGGGGACGGGTTGGTCAGTCAGATTCCAGCCCTCTTTATTTCCGTTACGGCCGGGATCATTGTGACGCGTGTTTCTTCGGAAAAATCGGATAGCCTCGGAGGCGAGATCGGGACCCAGTTTCTGGGACAGCCGAAGGCCTTGCTGCTAGGGGGAGTGCTGCTTTGCTGCTTTGCCCTGGTCCCCGGTTTTCCCAAGTGGCAGTTCATTGCGCTCGGCCTGTTGATCGGCCTCGTGGGGTTTGTTTTTGGACGTGTTCCATCCGGACCGCTTCAGGAGGCGGAGTTCGAAGATGACGGAATCTCAGACGCAGAAGATGAGATTGAGGAACGTACCGACAGGGTAGCGGCGTTTTCTCTTACAGCCCCCCTTTCGGTTGCGGTGGCCTCTTCACTGAGGACGGTGATTCAGCCTCAAGCGCTGCAAGGCAATCTGAAAGAGGTTCGCAGAGCCCTTTACCTCGACCTTGGTGTCCCTTTTCCCGATATCGCCCTTCGATTCAGCCATACGATCGAAAAGGACCGTTACGTGGTTCTCCTGCAAGAGATCCCTGTTTCAGAGGGGCTGCTGCTTTGGGACAGACTTCTGGTAAGGGAGACGGAGGAGCATCTTCGGGTTTTGGGGATCGCTTGTGAGGCAGGCAAGACCTTCCTGCCGGGTATGCCCCATATATGGGTCGAGGAGCGTTTTCGTGCTCGGCTTGACCAGGCGGGGGTGGCCTGGATGGACCCGGTCGGGGTGCTGACTTATCACGTGATGCTGGTGCTCAAGCGATATGCCTCCGAATTCATCGGCCTCCAGGAGACGCGTTATTTAATGGAGCGGATGGAGGAGCGATTTCCGGAGTTGGTTCGGGAAAGCCAGCGCATTCTGCCCCTGCCGAAAATCACAGAGGTCCTGCAGCGTCTTGTTCAGGAAGGCCTATCCATCCGCAATCTGCGGAGTATCCTTCAAAGCTTGATTGAATGGGGGCAAAAGGAAAAAGATGTGATCCTCCTGACGGAGTATGTCCGGATGAGTCTGAACCGCTATATCAGCTACAAATACAGCATGGGGCAGAATCTCTTAGCGGTTTACCTCTTTGATGCAGACACCGAAGAAACGATACGCAAAGCCATTCGGCAGACATCGGGAGGCAGTTACCTGGCCCTTGACCCACGCGCTGCAAGAGCGCTTGTCGATGCAATCAAGGCGGAGGTAGGAGATATCAGCAGGAGGGCTCAGAAACCCGTTCTTTTGGTTTCCATGGATATCAGACGTTATGTCAAGAAAATGGTGGAACTGGATCTGCCGGATCTGCCCGTGCTCTCACATCAGGAGTTGACCCAGGAGATCATCGTCCAGCCTTTGGGTCGCATTGCCCTTCCTGCTCACTGA
- the sctT gene encoding type III secretion system export apparatus subunit SctT, protein MDITPLKQILLTFMVFTPRLLAAISILPFLNREVMPGLVRNSVALVFVLILYPMGAPLTAGSLPAYPLLVALVAKEVFLGCLLGFLAGGLFWAAEGMGIFIDNQRGAGMGGFFDPISGSQTSSLGTLLLQLITVLFFSGGGFLLLLGVIFESYRVWPVFSFFPHLTPGFSDFFLAQADRIMRLIVLLGGPIVIVMFISEIGLGLINRFAPQLNVFFISMPIKSGIAVFLLILYVRFIEVYFEEEFLGFKHLLEELSTCIEGPA, encoded by the coding sequence ATGGATATAACTCCCCTAAAACAGATCCTGCTGACCTTCATGGTTTTTACCCCGAGGCTTTTGGCAGCTATTTCCATCCTGCCTTTTCTGAACCGGGAGGTGATGCCGGGACTGGTCCGCAACAGCGTCGCCCTGGTGTTCGTCCTGATCCTGTATCCGATGGGGGCGCCTCTTACGGCAGGGAGCCTGCCGGCGTATCCCTTGCTGGTCGCACTGGTTGCCAAAGAGGTGTTTCTCGGTTGCCTGTTGGGGTTCCTCGCCGGAGGCCTCTTCTGGGCCGCCGAAGGGATGGGGATCTTCATCGACAATCAACGCGGGGCCGGCATGGGGGGGTTTTTCGACCCTATTTCCGGATCCCAGACCTCCTCACTGGGAACACTCCTGCTCCAACTGATCACGGTCCTTTTCTTTTCAGGAGGAGGATTCTTATTGCTCCTCGGCGTGATCTTCGAAAGTTACCGCGTGTGGCCTGTCTTTTCATTTTTTCCGCATTTGACGCCGGGCTTCTCGGATTTTTTTCTGGCGCAGGCGGATCGCATCATGCGCCTAATCGTCCTCTTGGGCGGGCCGATCGTGATCGTCATGTTCATCAGCGAAATCGGACTGGGGCTCATCAACCGTTTTGCACCCCAACTCAATGTCTTTTTCATATCCATGCCCATCAAAAGCGGGATAGCCGTTTTTCTTTTGATCCTTTATGTGAGGTTTATCGAGGTATATTTCGAGGAGGAATTCCTTGGATTCAAACACCTGCTCGAGGAGTTGTCGACCTGTATAGAAGGGCCAGCTTAG
- a CDS encoding type III secretion HpaP family protein, translated as MNWHNTSGLTCCKWDKPANTRCIPHAKPICDAPLDTADIERFETAMSDHPPQSVPSAHTAPPRIHRDTAPHGQPIADDGLAADRKPPSSASSSKASDHHPNLLDTPVQLSSPAPSGFLPNQAPGPETPFTADPRHGSRNCRGQNPPPAARHRQPPLYSMHRSSLAACFQDGYGTVAPTPLLAALPPITSGSDAKPSISLFLAPAGGPPFQEGADPITMENSDRPSSGPLPGPEKGKPNDTPSTPVRREPFPGTEKMAPFSHYSTMHRGHLSGPIIRKPLFRAGRSQPLPIDSPLPENRSVDPGGVAMAILSSFLGTTRGSVPSQLPPTEAQPSLELLVHQIADRIGVLRDRPDGQEEVRITLKDAYIVDTEIRIRMDAGNLQVDLLTTSSDAHALLSAAAGELAHILKNRIGENTSVSLHYSETPEDRPSGHSSHQHRQRDPQENE; from the coding sequence ATGAATTGGCATAACACATCCGGTTTGACATGCTGTAAGTGGGACAAACCCGCAAACACCCGCTGCATCCCCCATGCAAAACCAATATGCGATGCCCCGCTCGATACCGCGGATATCGAGCGGTTCGAAACCGCCATGTCCGATCACCCGCCCCAATCTGTCCCATCGGCTCATACGGCTCCACCCCGAATCCACCGGGATACGGCACCACACGGTCAACCCATCGCGGATGATGGGCTTGCCGCTGATCGGAAACCGCCTTCCTCCGCTTCTTCCTCCAAGGCCTCTGACCATCATCCAAATTTGCTGGATACGCCTGTTCAACTCTCCTCACCGGCGCCTTCCGGTTTTTTGCCTAATCAAGCCCCAGGCCCGGAAACGCCTTTTACTGCGGACCCCAGGCACGGCTCCCGGAACTGCCGAGGACAAAATCCGCCGCCTGCGGCAAGGCATCGCCAACCCCCGCTTTACTCGATGCACCGATCCTCCCTTGCCGCATGTTTTCAGGATGGATACGGGACAGTCGCACCAACCCCTCTGCTTGCAGCCCTGCCCCCTATCACGTCCGGCAGTGATGCAAAGCCCTCGATAAGCCTTTTCCTCGCTCCCGCGGGCGGACCTCCCTTTCAGGAAGGGGCGGACCCGATCACCATGGAGAACTCCGACAGACCTTCATCAGGACCCCTCCCCGGACCTGAAAAAGGAAAACCGAATGATACGCCCTCCACTCCCGTGAGGCGAGAGCCTTTTCCAGGAACAGAAAAAATGGCGCCCTTTTCTCATTATAGCACCATGCACCGTGGCCACCTTTCAGGACCGATCATCCGAAAGCCCCTCTTCCGGGCTGGCAGAAGCCAGCCCCTGCCAATCGATAGCCCACTGCCCGAAAACAGGTCTGTGGACCCGGGCGGAGTCGCAATGGCCATTCTTTCATCATTCCTGGGGACAACCCGAGGCTCCGTCCCGTCGCAGTTGCCTCCCACCGAAGCGCAACCCTCTTTGGAACTTCTGGTTCATCAGATCGCCGATCGGATCGGGGTGCTCCGGGACAGGCCGGATGGACAAGAAGAGGTGCGCATCACGCTCAAAGATGCCTATATCGTAGACACCGAGATCCGCATCCGTATGGATGCGGGGAACCTCCAGGTGGATCTCCTGACGACCTCCTCAGATGCCCATGCGCTGCTTTCTGCAGCGGCAGGAGAACTCGCGCATATACTGAAAAACCGCATCGGAGAAAATACATCTGTCAGCCTACACTACTCCGAAACACCGGAGGATCGACCGAGTGGGCACTCGAGTCATCAGCACCGGCAACGTGATCCGCAGGAAAACGAATGA
- the sctU gene encoding type III secretion system export apparatus subunit SctU, producing MQTKTEQPTPKRLRDARKKGQVAKSREIGSAAAITAAFCVLWAGYDTFLEQAKEMVLLPPRFYELTFTEALKRTLDGTLQAFISLSLPILGAVFGLLVLSHFIQVGGLFAMEPVKPNLAKINPVDGFKRLFSIENFVELLKSTGKVLILTLLFSVVIKESVNPLMLAPRFGLTGLTAVLNDALKQLAAFTIAAFLTVALLDYFFQRSRHIKKLMMTREEVKREYREMEGEPILKGRRRELHRELAMADTLEKVRKATVLITNPTRRAIALFYDPEKTRLPIVTAKGEDLLAKRMIEVARKEGVPIMENIPLARDLFEQGRLDQYIPQSLIQPVAEVLRWVQKLKKERYTP from the coding sequence ATGCAAACGAAAACGGAACAGCCTACCCCAAAAAGGCTGCGAGACGCCAGGAAGAAGGGCCAGGTCGCAAAAAGCAGGGAGATCGGATCCGCAGCAGCCATAACAGCCGCCTTCTGTGTCCTCTGGGCCGGCTATGACACCTTCTTGGAACAGGCAAAAGAAATGGTCCTGCTGCCGCCCCGCTTTTATGAACTGACATTCACCGAAGCCCTGAAACGGACGCTCGACGGGACCCTCCAAGCCTTTATCAGCCTTTCCCTGCCGATCCTTGGAGCGGTTTTCGGTCTCCTCGTTCTGAGTCACTTCATTCAAGTGGGGGGGCTATTTGCGATGGAGCCTGTCAAACCGAACCTGGCGAAAATCAACCCGGTGGATGGATTCAAGCGGCTCTTCTCAATCGAAAATTTCGTCGAGCTATTGAAATCAACGGGCAAGGTCTTGATCCTGACCCTGCTGTTCAGCGTGGTGATCAAGGAATCCGTGAACCCCCTGATGCTGGCGCCCCGTTTCGGGCTGACCGGCCTAACGGCCGTCCTGAACGATGCTCTCAAACAGCTGGCGGCCTTCACCATCGCTGCCTTTCTGACCGTCGCGCTCCTGGACTACTTTTTCCAGCGATCCAGGCATATCAAGAAGCTGATGATGACCCGGGAAGAGGTCAAGCGCGAGTACCGGGAAATGGAAGGAGAGCCGATTCTGAAAGGTCGCCGGAGAGAACTTCATCGCGAGTTGGCCATGGCCGACACCCTCGAAAAGGTCAGAAAGGCGACCGTGCTCATCACCAACCCGACGCGACGGGCGATCGCTCTTTTTTACGATCCGGAAAAGACCCGACTGCCTATCGTTACAGCCAAAGGCGAAGACCTCCTCGCCAAGCGCATGATCGAGGTCGCCCGGAAGGAGGGCGTTCCTATTATGGAGAACATACCGCTGGCCCGGGATCTTTTCGAGCAGGGGCGCCTCGATCAATATATCCCCCAGTCGTTGATTCAACCCGTGGCCGAGGTCTTGCGATGGGTCCAGAAGCTCAAAAAAGAGCGGTACACTCCATAG
- a CDS encoding tetratricopeptide repeat protein → MNPREKEALAVLGYFFLSHRKAEKARTLFKALVALFPEEARFAESLSYAYLMTGEYERSLAAAEDYLLLEKERKRQALGYLLKTLAYRSLGEEENACECLNAYLVSIRK, encoded by the coding sequence ATGAATCCAAGAGAAAAAGAAGCATTGGCTGTGCTCGGTTATTTTTTTCTTTCCCATCGAAAGGCAGAAAAGGCCCGCACCCTTTTCAAAGCACTGGTGGCACTGTTTCCCGAGGAGGCTCGCTTCGCGGAGTCCCTGAGTTATGCGTATCTTATGACCGGCGAATATGAACGGTCCCTTGCAGCCGCAGAGGACTATCTCCTCCTGGAAAAGGAGCGAAAGCGCCAAGCCTTGGGCTACCTGCTGAAGACCTTGGCCTACCGCAGTCTCGGAGAGGAGGAAAATGCCTGCGAATGCCTGAATGCCTATCTGGTGTCCATCCGGAAGTGA
- the sctR gene encoding type III secretion system export apparatus subunit SctR, protein MNELPDILYVIAALAFLGLAPFLAVMVTSFVKLVVVFGLLRNALGIQQIPPNMVINGLAIILSFYIMAPVADECWTAMQRQDAIQKDFKNCIQAVVEGKEVLRRFLLKHAKEKERLFFVESAKAIWPKDKAEALKSDDLMVLIPAFTVSELTSAFQIGFLLYLPFVAIDLIISNILLAMGMMMVSPMTISLPFKLLLFVLLDGWGKLIHGLILTYR, encoded by the coding sequence ATGAATGAACTTCCTGACATTCTGTATGTCATTGCCGCACTCGCCTTTCTGGGCCTGGCCCCTTTCCTGGCGGTGATGGTGACTTCTTTCGTCAAACTGGTGGTCGTATTCGGACTTCTCAGAAACGCCCTCGGCATCCAACAGATTCCTCCCAATATGGTCATCAACGGACTGGCTATCATCCTTTCTTTTTACATCATGGCACCGGTTGCGGATGAATGCTGGACGGCGATGCAGCGTCAAGACGCGATCCAAAAAGATTTTAAAAACTGCATTCAGGCGGTGGTGGAAGGCAAAGAGGTCTTGCGTCGCTTTCTGCTGAAACATGCAAAAGAAAAGGAACGGCTGTTTTTTGTGGAATCGGCCAAGGCGATCTGGCCCAAGGACAAGGCGGAAGCACTCAAATCCGACGACCTGATGGTGCTGATACCGGCTTTTACCGTCAGTGAATTGACATCGGCCTTCCAGATCGGCTTTCTGCTCTATCTGCCTTTTGTCGCGATAGACCTCATCATCTCCAATATTCTCCTGGCCATGGGTATGATGATGGTCTCCCCCATGACGATTTCGCTGCCGTTCAAACTCCTGCTTTTCGTCCTGCTGGACGGGTGGGGGAAGCTGATCCACGGGCTTATTCTGACTTATCGCTGA
- the sctN gene encoding type III secretion system ATPase SctN yields MQHEETVARSLEPVDKILAAALKEAVSVEIKGRVTQVLGTIIKAVLPSVRIGEICILRNPFEDRSLQAEVVGFSKQAALLTPLGEIGGISSSTEVIPSGKYHTVPVGPSLLGRVLDGLGNPMDTGRLGPVEAQDHYPVYAEPPAPLTRRFITKPMPLGLRVIDGLLTCGEGQRMGIFSAAGVGKSRLLAILTKGAEADVKVLALIGERGREVREFLEKDLGDEGMRRAVAVVSTSDRPAMERLKAAYVATTIAEYFRDQGKSVLLLMDSVTRFARALREIGLASGEPPTRRGFPPSVFSTLPRLIERAGQSDKGSITGLYTILVEADDINEPVADEMRAILDGHIVLSRKLASAGHYPAVDIPGSLSRVMSSIVDANHRVAAARLRELLAKYQEIQLLVRIGEYREGSDPEADTAIHKIEAINRFLRQDSSERISFEDTANRLKEIAFQ; encoded by the coding sequence GTGCAGCACGAAGAAACCGTCGCGCGCTCTTTGGAACCTGTCGACAAGATTCTTGCCGCCGCCTTGAAAGAGGCCGTCTCCGTCGAGATCAAGGGACGCGTCACTCAAGTCCTGGGAACGATCATCAAAGCCGTGCTCCCCAGCGTGAGGATCGGGGAGATTTGCATTCTCCGAAACCCTTTCGAAGACAGGAGCCTACAGGCGGAAGTCGTCGGCTTTTCCAAGCAGGCGGCCCTTCTGACCCCCCTTGGAGAGATCGGAGGAATCTCCTCTTCAACAGAGGTCATCCCGAGCGGCAAGTACCACACGGTCCCGGTAGGACCGAGCCTTCTTGGCAGGGTCCTGGACGGATTGGGAAATCCGATGGACACCGGGAGGCTTGGACCGGTTGAGGCCCAGGATCATTACCCGGTCTACGCGGAGCCCCCGGCCCCGCTCACTCGCCGATTCATCACAAAACCGATGCCGCTGGGGCTGAGGGTGATCGACGGACTGCTCACCTGCGGTGAAGGTCAGCGTATGGGGATCTTCTCAGCCGCCGGAGTGGGAAAAAGTCGTCTCCTGGCAATCCTGACCAAAGGCGCTGAAGCGGATGTCAAAGTACTGGCCCTCATAGGCGAACGCGGCCGTGAAGTGCGTGAATTTCTTGAGAAGGACCTGGGTGATGAAGGTATGCGGCGAGCGGTAGCGGTGGTTTCGACCTCCGACAGACCCGCCATGGAACGACTTAAGGCCGCCTACGTGGCAACGACCATAGCGGAGTATTTCCGCGATCAAGGCAAGAGCGTACTCTTGCTGATGGATTCCGTGACCCGGTTTGCCCGCGCGCTGCGGGAAATAGGACTCGCTTCAGGCGAGCCGCCGACGCGGCGAGGCTTCCCCCCTTCCGTATTCTCCACTCTGCCGCGCCTCATCGAACGCGCGGGGCAATCCGATAAAGGCTCCATCACAGGATTGTACACCATTCTTGTCGAGGCCGACGACATAAACGAACCGGTGGCCGATGAAATGCGGGCCATCCTGGACGGACATATCGTCTTGTCGCGGAAGTTGGCCTCCGCCGGCCATTACCCGGCCGTCGACATACCGGGAAGCCTGAGCCGCGTCATGAGCAGCATCGTAGATGCAAATCACAGGGTGGCCGCCGCCCGGCTGCGGGAACTGTTGGCAAAATACCAGGAAATCCAGCTTCTCGTCAGAATCGGTGAATACAGAGAAGGCTCGGACCCGGAGGCTGATACGGCCATTCACAAGATAGAAGCGATCAACCGTTTTCTGCGCCAGGATTCGAGTGAACGGATTTCTTTTGAAGACACCGCGAACCGGCTGAAGGAAATCGCATTTCAATGA